TAATACTATGGAATACGTATGTGTTTTTTCAAAAATTTAAAGCAGAAGAACGCAGAAAAATGCAAACATGGTCCTATGCACAAAGTGATTTTTTAAATAGTTTTAGAAACGGGTTGGATGGCGAAGTAAACAATGTCACAACATTTATTATAACAGATTCCACCTCTACAACTCCAATGATTTTAGTATCTCCTAAAGGAGAAATAAGTAGCTTTAATAATTTAGATACTTTAGGAATAAAAAATGTTGATGCTTTTTTAAGAAAAAGTCAATTACAATTTGAAGAAGAAAACCACCCTATTGCATTATCCTATTATAATAACAAAACTAATAGCGATGAGTCCTTAGGTATGCTATACTACGGAAACTCACCACTTTTAAATAAACTAAAATATTATCCATTAGCGCTGTTATTAATTATTGTCTTATTTGGAGCAGTGGTTTACTTTTTTTATCGCAGCTCTAAAATTGCAACTCAAAATAAATTATGGTCAGGAATGGCTAAAGAAACCGCACATCAAATCGGGACGCCTTTATCATCATTAATTGGTTGGACCGAAATTTTAAAAGGTGAAAATACTAATCCTGAATACATAAAAGAAATAGAAAAAGACATTAGTCGTTTGCAAACAATCACAGAGCGATTTAGTAAAATAGGATCGCTTCCAACACTAAATAAGGTTGATATTGTTGCTGAAACCAAAGACGCTTATGACTACTTAAAAACAAGATCTTCAAGACTAATAAATTTTGATATCACTTTACCTGATCACCCTATATACGTTAATTTAAATACCCAATTATATGGTTGGACTATTGAAAATTTAGTTAAAAATGCTATAGATGCCATGAAGGGAAAAGGTGATTTGCATGTCAGTATCACACAGTTAGAACAACGTGTAAAAATAACTGTAACAGATACAGGAAAAGGAATAAGTAAAAACGAATTTAGTACTATCTTTGAGCCTGGTTATACAACTAAAAAACGTGGTTGGGGACTTGGCTTATCATTGGCAAAACGAATTGTAGAAGACTTTCATAATGGTCGTATAAAAGTTTTGCACTCTGAAAAAGGAAAAGGAACAACTATGCAGATTAGCCTAAAAACAATATAAATGTCTGATAGATTACTAACAATAAATACTGTTGATTTAAATAATAATTGCCCTGAATGCTTTAGCACTAAAGGACTGCAATTAACGTTTAAACAACGTTTTATTGAAACTTCTTTTTATAAAAGCATTACACAAGAGGTAAGTACGGAAATGAATTGCATTGTTTGTAATACTAAAATCTATCCAGCACGTTGGACGGATGACATTGAGCGCGTTTATGACTACCAGATGAAAGCTTTCCAGCCTAAAAAATCATCTAAAAAGTACAAAAGTCTGTTTTGGATTTTAATTGGTGCAGCTACCCTTTTAATTGCTGCAATACTAAGCGTTTTAGTTTACCAATTATAAATTGGCAGCAATTGCTTTTGCTAAAGCATCAAAATCTTCCTTTTGTAAAGACACTTTATTAATAAACCTTGCGTCTTCCATTGTATTTAATGGTATTAAATGCACATGTACATGTGGTACTTCTAAACCAATTACACTTACACCAACACGTTTACAAGGCACAGCTTTTTCTAAAGCTATTGCCACTTTTCTGGAAAATAGCATTAACTGAGTATAAGTGGTTTGGTCTAAATCAAAAAGTTTATTTACTTCTTTTTTAGGAATACATAAGGTATGTCCTTTAGCATTAGGATTAACATCTAAGAAGGCTAAAAAATCTTCGGTTTCGGCTACTTTATAACACGGAATTTCTCCGTTTACTATTTTTGTAAAAATGGATGACATATAGGTTTCGGTTTAGAAACTAAAGATAAAAAAAGATTCCTGCTAACCTGAAATTTGTCTCAGAATAAACAGGAATCTTAAAAAAATTTACATTTTTATATATTTCCGCTTTAGCGTTATTATTTAAATGAAATATTATCTACTAATTTCGACAATATCAAATTTAATAATACCACTTGGTACTTGTATTTCGGCAACATCACCAACTGATTTCCCTAATAAACCTTTACCTATTGGGCTGTTTACAGATATTTTACCTGAGGCTAAATCTGCTTCGCCATCTGCTACTAAAGTATAATTCATTTCCATACCATTGGTTTGGTTTTTGATTTTTACTTTAGATAGGACTAATATTTTAGAGGTGTCCATTTGTGACTCGTCAATAACACGTGCTCCAGCCATTTGATCTTCTAGCTTCGCGATACGCATTTCTAGCATACCTTGCGCTTCCTTGGCTGCATCATACTCTGCATTTTCACTTAAATCACCTTTATCTCTTGCTTC
The genomic region above belongs to Olleya sp. Hel_I_94 and contains:
- a CDS encoding sensor histidine kinase; amino-acid sequence: MFFTKHRQLIRWIIIIASFAIISLILWNTYVFFQKFKAEERRKMQTWSYAQSDFLNSFRNGLDGEVNNVTTFIITDSTSTTPMILVSPKGEISSFNNLDTLGIKNVDAFLRKSQLQFEEENHPIALSYYNNKTNSDESLGMLYYGNSPLLNKLKYYPLALLLIIVLFGAVVYFFYRSSKIATQNKLWSGMAKETAHQIGTPLSSLIGWTEILKGENTNPEYIKEIEKDISRLQTITERFSKIGSLPTLNKVDIVAETKDAYDYLKTRSSRLINFDITLPDHPIYVNLNTQLYGWTIENLVKNAIDAMKGKGDLHVSITQLEQRVKITVTDTGKGISKNEFSTIFEPGYTTKKRGWGLGLSLAKRIVEDFHNGRIKVLHSEKGKGTTMQISLKTI
- a CDS encoding HIT family protein: MSSIFTKIVNGEIPCYKVAETEDFLAFLDVNPNAKGHTLCIPKKEVNKLFDLDQTTYTQLMLFSRKVAIALEKAVPCKRVGVSVIGLEVPHVHVHLIPLNTMEDARFINKVSLQKEDFDALAKAIAANL
- the greA gene encoding transcription elongation factor GreA; translated protein: MSKVSYYTAEGLKKLRDELKQLKDVERVKASRAIAEARDKGDLSENAEYDAAKEAQGMLEMRIAKLEDQMAGARVIDESQMDTSKILVLSKVKIKNQTNGMEMNYTLVADGEADLASGKISVNSPIGKGLLGKSVGDVAEIQVPSGIIKFDIVEISR